The following nucleotide sequence is from Primulina tabacum isolate GXHZ01 chromosome 2, ASM2559414v2, whole genome shotgun sequence.
tggtgtatataatattagacatatttaaataattatgtatatcatatcatattattataatgatgtgtcataagatattttatttaaaaatcttataggcttttatacttgtcgtatcccttaccgggagtgtgggatgtcgtcttaacatactcccaggatttataacaagtttttgaaaaatttatttttattattaataataacattatattatatattaaatatatacacaataaataaataatagtaaaataaatattattacttttgttacatttttcttctgtttggagcttggaaaaggatggaggacttttagagcttcttGCTGATAACGTgctgtgaaaaagtaaaaatttatggtaaaaagtaaaaatctcaaactctcaaaatttaccaaactacgcactttataatatttttctctctactcaattgtgattttcttcacaaatgagagatctatttataggaaatctttacaaataatccaaaaataaaataaatcattacctacatcattacacactaattttcaatatttacaaatcttattttcaacatccaAATAtaaaacattcaaatattcaatacacacattttaaatatatttttcaacacttatatcttaaatattatataatataatcttTAATATTCTAGTCcatgttaaaaaatatattttaaaaatagccttatatcttaaatattatataatataatcttTAATATTCTAAAAATCTTATAAAAATACCCTTCATTTATTCTTTTCACTGTctcaattaattaaaactttTAGTAAAATAAGAATGATTTAACATGCGCTAAAGTCTAAATAATTCCCTTCTAAATATTaactttttatattaaattaattttatttttcttcaagaaatttGTCTCGATTTTAATTATTCAAGGATTACTATCCAAATGCTCAATCTACTTGAAAAAAGTGAATGTACTATTATATTAATCAATTTTGATTGTATCGATCCTCATCCAATTAAAGCTTATGGACAGTGTTAATATATCAAGCATTCAAGCTACTGGCAATGAAAATTCAATCCCATATCCAGAATTATATATAggtatatattataatttaattgtATCGATCCAATTAAGGCTTATGGTAGAGCTGTAACGTCCCAGGTTTGacaactgtcctcactgtaccaagacgagtctttccagcgtacttatgtcctcactcacacgcaccctagaaaacttcccaggaggtcacccatcccaaaatttccccaagcacgcttaactttggagttcttatgtgacgagctaccgaaaagaagatgtacATTCGTGATATAAGTaataccaatcaaatcttttaagtcatCCTCAACTGCACATTCACGTACCTGAACAGtttggaatccctctcctttcggtgtaagatcggttcatttaTGTTCCATCCGTCTAGAAGCCTgtccaggagccgctcattgtccgtgcaacctcatggtaCCGGTGATCACCCCCAGCCCTCTTCGGCCTCGGGCCTCACGTGCCAACCAGCTTCCGCTtagttcgtccccgaaccacaccgtactaggagatatcggctctgataccacttaaatgtcacgccctgaGACTCAAGATTGAcatcggcgttgtttaacaatcacacaatcgaaacaagcCTTTGTAGCACAgtgtaaaccgaaaccagtttatatatcataatctcaaattaaataatcattgtCTTTACCAAACCGAAATCTCAAAAACGATAGAGTTTAATGCCGAAACGTAAAACTGAATAGCATAATAAACTTTTAAACTTAATCTAATTTCTTGAGCATTCACCATCCTCAGAACTGCTCGGACTCTTCCTCCTCGAGTTCTTCTTCAAGCTTATCTGAGAAGagttgtaaggggggtgagtatttgggaatactcagcaagtgggggcgtATCGAACacaataaaacaacatgcataaatttcgaaaGAAACACATGACTtgcataatatttttcatatcacatgcataacacTTACCAGGCACTGCGACTCATCTACTTTATATGATTTACTGActtcagtccctaatttttactcctctaaggagGCGAGGCCGTATTGTTCAGAATTTAGAttaattttaaagtttattatGTTATTCAATTTTACGTTTTCGCATTAAACTATGTCGTTTTTTAGATTTCggtattgtaaagacaatgatTATTTCATTTAAGATTATGctatataaactggtttcggtttacacTGTGCTACAAatgcttgttgtttcgattatgtgattgttaaacaacgccggtgtcaatcccgagtctcggggcgtgacaacaACTGATCAAATTCGAATTTCATCATACTTATTCGTTTTTTACGTGCCGAATCGCGGAAAAAAAAACCTGGCTTGGGGTATATATTTGATAATGTTGGCAAATACGACACACAAATTTAGGGTTGATAGATAGAATCCAATCTACGAGTGAGTTGGTCGTCTTTTTAATTGGAATAATATATATGTGGATAGTTTGACATATGAATAGCTATATATTTAACCCAAAAAAAAGGGTTTTAAATCAGATTCCGGGGACTCACGTAACATATAATGTTTGATTGAGGGCACCCTGAGGACGACAACGACCTACATGGAATCTAATGACCTTTCCACCgcaaatacatatttttatctaaattaaattatttgctACTTATAATTATGCTCCGATCTCtgtacgtgtatatatatatatatatatatatatatatatatatatatatatattcattgtTTTTAATGTACATAAACTAAAGCAAAAGCTGCCTTATATTTCTATATGATCATGCAGGGATTTTTTTGGGTATTTTGGGtctaaaatattaaatacaagGGCGTGTAGCTTTTATTCGGAGAATATCAACTTTATTCGTTGTTGGTAAGCATAGCAATCGCAGCCTTGATTTGAAAAAAAGTGATATACTAAAGATTCCTGCTGGCCATGAAGATGAGGAATTCCactgatatatatattgtaCTGAGCCCAGTACTTGTTAACAAAGGCTGCCCCACGCATTTCCATGGCTAGTTCAACTTGCAGTTTTGGATAAGAATTTGATTTTCGATTTAAACTTTAATCCGCATACTGGAACCTCAAGTTTCGGCTAAGAATTTTTCGGGCTTGATTGATAATCGTCGGTTTCTCCATTCTCgatgtataatatatatacaaagtAAGTACATATTTTGTACTACCTATGGTATatctgtattttttttaaagaaatttaaaaCTGTAACCATAGAGAAGGAAGAAGTTATATATGATGCCGGAGTTCCACTAGGACCTAGACATAGAAGGTCGGGCCAATTTGATCAAGGTATTGACCGAGATCATCGCTGGCCCAGGTGGCTAAGGGCCAAGTCAACTAAGTTGAACCCTGCGGGCGTGAGCCTTTGGACGCAGATGGAGTGCTCCAGGTCGGGAAGTTAGCTAGCGTGTGGTGGAAGGTCCGAGACCGAGGTCGTAGAGTTGAGAAATCACATTCGAACTACACATAATAGGCGGGAACTAACCGAGGAAGAGGTAGTTATTCCTCGGAGTAAAATTTTTGTCCGATAGATTAGTCAGCGCAGACTAGGGATGTAATAGGTAGTCCGGATCATTGGTACGGATCATGGCGAGAATTAACGCGCGTGTTAGCGAATGTCAGGTCGAAGTACAACTCCTCAAAACCATGTTTTCGAGgtcatttttatattttcctTGAAAATACCAAGGTTTGGACGTTCAAATTCATTCAACTTTATAGTGTAACGTGTGTGCGtttatatattttgatttttctctttttcgtGAGCTCAATAATGACTTTAGTCTTGGAGTGGTCGCGTTGAAAAACTATTCCACCTCTTATTCGCTAGTTTGTTGTGTGTGCAAGAGTTCGCCAGTTAGAGATCATATGTGGGAGCTCGGACATTGTTCATATCAGGCACTATCCGAGAAGAGAAGAATCCCAAGTCGTGAACCGGACACTAACTCCACACCATTTCTCCAAGTTGGATCGATTTACACACATAAATACTCACaaactaaaaatttggagatgcAATTCAGGACTCGTTTTTAGATATTTGTGCTCATAAATACCATGTATAATTCGTTACGTGGTTCATGGggaacaaaaatcgataattcTCTCGATCTTTCGCTCCCATTTCCAAAGAAACATTGGTTTCTGGGATTTATTTCCAAACACTTTTTTGGGTTTTGGAATTGGAAAAATGCTAATTTGAGTGGGACATCATGAAATTTTTGTGTCTTTTGAGAACCTTGTCAAATCCACGCTGACTACCTTTTTTTTTATAACGTCGAAAAATTCAAACTAAATATCATTACAATCAAGCAGACAATTCCCGTTAGATATTCTTGTTACACATTATTGACAAATCATTGTAAAAGTTTAGAGCATACATATTATTAATGAAATTGTCTTCGGAAAGCGCCAAGCAACTGAAGTACGTTAGTCTAGGTAGATTTTCTGAACATTTTCAAGAATTGTGCAAAAGTAAATGATTTGGATTTTCTTGGTGATTGCCATGCATGTTTTTTCTTCGTTAGCTAATTATAGGAGAATCCCAAGAATAAGTGTTGAACAATGGAAGCAGATATCTCAACGATGAAATGATATTATCGGATctaaatttttatggatttatttTTGAACTTTACCCAAAAGACCTAAATCTAATTGAGATATCATTTCATCTTATTAACTCATGGTATTTTCAATGTAAGACTTTGGTTGAATTCCCGAAAATGAGAAAGATGACTGTGTGGTTGAATGAGGGAAACCTAAACGGTTAATATATagatttttgatcttttaattgattaatatgATTCCCTAATGTCAATGTCAGagtgctatgtcattattccaATTAAAATAAGACTAAAAATACATGCACAACTATTACTTATCCAATTTGCATTAATATTAGATTAATGTAGCAGAAAGAAGAGTGGGAAGACGAGGAAAACATTCTAGCTTGAATTTGGCACGAAGGAGAATTGGCATGACTTAAGAATGGTGAATATAGAGAGTGTTGCAACACTCacaaatatatgaaatttttatgcaCAAATGAATTAGGCACCTATATATTCAGTATCCTTGAACTGATCTTTACCATATAATTCTAGTTTAATTCCATAATTCATCCTATCAGACGAAATCAAgattctaatatttttctttttgaagGGAGAGTCCAGCATTTTTTAACTTGTTTTAATCATGAGAAAAGAACATTAGGATGTATCGCGGTACAAATTAGATATTTCTCAATGATAATAACAATAGATTTCGCATTTTTTCGCGACAATGCTGATTACACGAACCATATTTCACATAGTTCCCTCAATTCTTGGAAAGCAAATTTTATGACCCCTAGAAACTTTGCAATATGAATGTATGGAGATTGGAGATTATAAAACATCAAGCCATATCAGTAACACATACAACACACAAATTaagataaaaatgaaaatatattaacTTGCCAATATAATTCCGTGGTTTTCCGATCCTCGATTTTTCGCTAGAAAGTTATATCAAATTTACTTGAACCAACCTTCAATCTTCTTTCACCATTTTTGTCTTTTGAGCCGGATCGAAGCTTTAAAAGAAATTAACTTCACACAACTGATCGAAACATAGTTAACAAATTCACAAAGGAGTATTTCTGGAAGAAGAGCTGAAAGTTGAAAGATCGGTCCATGCAGCAGCAGGATTGCTCCAGTTACCATTATTTCCTTGTATAGTTTCTTCCAATAATTGCCTTGATAAATTAAGCTCAGGGTTTCCTTCGATTTTCAGAGACGCTGAAACTTGACTGATCATTGATCTAGAAATCTTGGGTCTCAACTGATCAATTTGACACGTTTCACCGCCTACTAGCCCCGACTCACCGCCTTGAAACTGGTACATGCCTGCCGGAGATGGATCTAAACAACCTCCCAAGAAAGGGAACTGCTGCAGTCGCCATGGCTCGCCGCTGCCGCTGGAGAAAAGTGAAGCCACCCCAACACCACCAAGAAAGCTGCTAACCCCCGTAGGAAAGTTCATCCGATGATCACTTGCAGTACCAACCACCGGCGAAGATATACCACTGTAATTTAACGCAATTTCGTTGCTTAAGTTATCCGTGAATTGACTTAGAGGAGGCATGAATCGAAGAGGGGGAAGAATTTGAGGTGTGAGGCCTAGTAAATGACTTTGTCCACGATTAATGGTGGAGATATTTGTCGTAGAACTGCCGGTGGGTTGTTTATCGCCACTAGCAGGAGACTTTGAGTTGTTCGACTTGCTTCTTTTGTTCCTACGGCAACCCCCACCAACTGGAACATTTCTCAGTGCGCCGCCTCTGGTCCAGTACCTTCTGCAAGTCTTGCAAAAGTGACGCGGCTGAGATAGATTGTAGTTGttgaaataacaaaattttgtgtTTGCAGATTCGCAACGAGGGCACTTGAGAGCTGTTTCTGGCAACGGTATGTTAGCGAGCCTTGCTCGTTCCGACATGGATCCAGGGCGAATTGAACCGGCTCCCCCGCCTCCATGTGGCTGCAGAGGTGGCGGAGGAGGAGTGACAGGCAGCAGTTGTGGCAGTGGGATCAGAGAAGGGTTTGCACCACTGCTGCTTCCAATTATCTGCTGACTAGTTTGCTGCTGAAaacaaaaatcaagaaaaagaagGTATATTCATCAAGAAATTAAAGAGACCAAAGTTATAAGATGAAAAAATACAGATCAACAAAAAGGGGTCGGAATATTTATCTTTAAAATTCTTTACTTTTGCAAAATTAAAGCatgtgataaaaataataatacatcACACAGAAAAATAAAGAtgaaaaattcttttaaaaccCTCAATTAATAAGCTACCTGCTGCCAGTTGGAAGGATCAATATAAGCAGGAATGGAAGAAAAAACCATTGTTCTTGAGCTTtaattctttctcttttgtaaAGGTTATTTGGTTTTTTGGAGAGGTAGTGGAGAATCACATCAACTAGAGGCCAGCCCtgagagaaaaataaaaaaggagAAAGAATATAAAAAGAAGAATGAGAATATAATAGGAGCCAAAATAAAGTAGAGGGCTTTATGCatgtatacacacacacacacaaacagcAAGCACTAAATTGTTTTCACTATGTCTAGCTAGTTTcgttttattgctttttagggtTTCGAGACTACTGTGATgttgttttagctttattactTAGTCTTTAAGCTTCTCTTCTGGTACCGGCCATATTGCATGAAAAAAGTAGTGGTTTTTGTATCctttttttgtttatatatatatattaatacagctataaataatatgtatgtaatatattatatatacatacatacatacatacatacatatatatatatatatatacacacacacacacacacacatcatgTGCTCGTGTGCGTGTCtgtgtgtatatatttatatacgtatgtatgtatatatagacATATAATGAAGAAAGTTTGAAAAATTCATTCTAGAAATCAACTAACTGAAAGGTTTTGGTAGgctaaaattttcttaattattccTGATATTGAAGCTAAGTACTAGCAAGAATTGTATATCATCCAACGAGCAAAAaggaaaattatatatatatgtattatttttatgtgGTTACATTAAATTAGGTTAAGTCATATATCTTCGATTATAAATTTACAACTTTCAAGTGTTCATGTTGTGTGTGTAGGATTCAAATAATTGTTAGATCCATAAATATGAATCGATAATTCAAGAGTTATACTATTTGAATTCGAAGATTTCGAGTTGTACATCCAAATTGCGATAGCTCAATCCGTCTTTACcgataaatatcattttttcctTTCCCAATTCCTTTCTgttattgtttatttttatcatttttgttTTTAGGAATTTGTGAATCACCCGTGTGATAACATGGGTATTTGATGGCCCAAAAGTGCCAGTAGGATCTGCAAGCTATAAGTTCACATTTGGGCCTACTTTGGCCCAAATGCGAATTAGTAAATTCGAGGTTTCGAATGGAATTTGTCAAGATAAAATAATTGCATTACAGGGTATGAAAGATTTGAGTTTGAGGAAgtatttgaagaaaaaattgaaaatgacTTTAAATTGTGATGGATTTGGAATTCATTACAAAATAAATAGTTTGAGGATTTGCAATTTAGTGTCAAATGGATTGATcaacaaatcaatttctatgtaaattgtacatgatttaatttaagaaGAGCTATACTACTTCTACTTCTAGGCTTAACAAGAAGTAAAAACTTACACCACtggtaaaatataaataaatctttCACATCATTGTATATATCCAccaaacaaaaacaaatattgCCGATAAATCAAGAACCCTCAACCAAATAACCAGATCAATTGACTCGGTAAATATATAGAGAcaaatgacatgcatgaatgtgtGATCAAGGGATCAAATCCGCGCGACATAGAGGGCAACTCGGGTGACTACCGACCCACCTATCGATACAACTAGCATGGAACGCATGAGAGCATTCGGGCAACAATCGCACCCCTTCGCCTTCCATGAATTCGCCCAAACACACCACGCACACATCTTCGACGTGCTCTCTCGAAAACTCGGACGTGACAATCACTTGTAGTGTTACATCATCCATATTTTTACCGGTAGGCACATTTTCTCGACCATTCTCGATATTATCTTGCCCTAGATTCGTGGAACTCGAACGTACGGCTAAGCAATGGAAAATCGCTACGACTATGGAACCCGCCATGATCCCCATAAGCCCGATGAGTATGGGGTTCATTTCAAGATGGCTATGGTGTGTAGTACTTTTCTTTTTTGGTTAATTTCGTAATGAAGGATAAAGTTATAATATAAAACTATCGTGTGGCGTTACGGGCACGTCACTCTAGCTTGATGAAGGAAAACAATTTATGTGAACGTCTATTTGGACCCACTTAATTACTTGGAAAGGATACTTACTGTATGTGAACGTAAATTTGGACTTAATCTACGCTTGTTTTGGATTTCGTGCAAGATTATCTAAAATTTCGATTCAATTTAGTTATCCTTTCTAACATCGGTGTTGATTAGCATTGAGTTGTTGTCACATTATAGGCGTCGATGCGTGTGTCAACAAAATAGATCTATATTGTTAAgtgtaaatattattatttgttcAGATCATATTAATCCACGTGACACATATACCTctactttctttttttctttttctttttttgtgtgtgtatgtgtatacatatacatatatatggcATGTCTATCATCTGTTGATCAACGAATCTAGTGGCTAAGGCATTTCGAATGATATCAAAACTCAAGCTCGGGATCGGCGAAAAAAGAAAAATCGAGTTGAGTTTGATTAGGTGTTAGTCATGTTCGGCTCGATTCGACACGACTTGGCTCGAGCCAAGTGGCCATCAAAATTGTTTTGGTAGTAATTGGATAGTGTACCCCCAATGAAAGCCGATGGTTTTAATCATGACTTCAAGGCCTAGCCACTATTTGGGTTGGACCTGGATCCGGATTGAACTCCGCAAGTGTTCAACTGGCCGGTTAACCGGTTCAACCAATTTGGCCAAACCATGACCCTAAGTCCGTAATAAACTTTAGGCGG
It contains:
- the LOC142526128 gene encoding dof zinc finger protein DOF2.4-like isoform X1, whose amino-acid sequence is MVFSSIPAYIDPSNWQQQQTSQQIIGSSSGANPSLIPLPQLLPVTPPPPPLQPHGGGGAGSIRPGSMSERARLANIPLPETALKCPRCESANTKFCYFNNYNLSQPRHFCKTCRRYWTRGGALRNVPVGGGCRRNKRSKSNNSKSPASGDKQPTGSSTTNISTINRGQSHLLGLTPQILPPLRFMPPLSQFTDNLSNEIALNYSGISSPVVGTASDHRMNFPTGVSSFLGGVGVASLFSSGSGEPWRLQQFPFLGGCLDPSPAGMYQFQGGESGLVGGETCQIDQLRPKISRSMISQVSASLKIEGNPELNLSRQLLEETIQGNNGNWSNPAAAWTDLSTFSSSSRNTPL
- the LOC142526128 gene encoding dof zinc finger protein DOF2.4-like isoform X2, which codes for MVFSSIPAYIDPSNWQQQTSQQIIGSSSGANPSLIPLPQLLPVTPPPPPLQPHGGGGAGSIRPGSMSERARLANIPLPETALKCPRCESANTKFCYFNNYNLSQPRHFCKTCRRYWTRGGALRNVPVGGGCRRNKRSKSNNSKSPASGDKQPTGSSTTNISTINRGQSHLLGLTPQILPPLRFMPPLSQFTDNLSNEIALNYSGISSPVVGTASDHRMNFPTGVSSFLGGVGVASLFSSGSGEPWRLQQFPFLGGCLDPSPAGMYQFQGGESGLVGGETCQIDQLRPKISRSMISQVSASLKIEGNPELNLSRQLLEETIQGNNGNWSNPAAAWTDLSTFSSSSRNTPL